In the Ostrinia nubilalis chromosome 15, ilOstNubi1.1, whole genome shotgun sequence genome, one interval contains:
- the LOC135078710 gene encoding uncharacterized protein LOC135078710, with translation MFRTPPRCTSTTMVKTRSARNNECPNNGTNIGEQGDEQGKENVIEPGTSGVKEENVKPSTLQKSSVKSSHKSKSKMASSAIKAQQKKLELEAAKEMARIQMELVQKKLEADLAAVEEQYSSCSSRCDESESRYDGSNVKEWMERSQRELERQKANNDGNNKGYLFPPPPVTDGTEGPIQQLTSALKALVATSAPTKSHDTNLLSRLSTPGELPLFSGDYMEWLSFKNAYEESTAVCNFSDRENLWRLRKCLRGPAKEAVTALLISTTSPAIVMSTLELQFGNPDLIVTRILQDVKKLSPLPQEYHRDIVSFSIKVKNFVVSVQELKREEYLHGIEVVNLILAKLPTVLLSKWVDYSYPLISERKKPRLNILSDFLNTEAVKTSTCSANLMNIRCDYKRKLYGDQGCERTQTVLVQSDNERSDTCRFCRGSKHDLTDCRKFKKSLRKDRWFFVRRSGLCYKCLISRHERQTCPATVCDVAGCGQPHHRLLHYTPSARPHDAAPARAGGDAPPAAETETSAQSEAVTHINTNNCSVLLKVVPVNIHGPNGVFKACALLDDGSTVSIMSSALAERAGIRGRKQSMRVRGAWDNTELVCETELLDLTLSNKHGEKFDLQVRSVDELNLPKQDLSIVHCGNYGHLLELESELCCASLKPEVLIGQDNYHLLVPLDVVAGGPAEPCATRTPLGWCVHGRVPRALSARAPHATLFITDAAVHTDDNSLRELHDDVHNFFSIESMGVSAAKPRQNAEDLRAWNRLEETATLIDGRWHVGLPWKDKDCVLTDSLPLAMARLKHVELKMRRSREYAERYHERLQHLLQNDYAKELETDKTLNKTWYLPHFGVDNPNKKKLRLVYDAAAKTGGLSLNDYLLKGPDLLMSLFGIMLRFRENKIAVTADIKDMFLRVKIRPEDQDALRFIYRGDPTKAFSPEMLKEPLKTFVMTSLIFGANCSPFIAQYVKNKNADRFESTMPAAVKAIHTQHYMDDYVDSVPDDQTAVQLARDIMYIHLQGGFELCGWNSNSKILLDSVPTQSLGNTAVRFKSGQQTDGDRTLGLLWHTEDDTLRFDVSFKKIPENILNGEKKVPTKREMLRVVMTIFDVYGFLSPVTLNGKLILQETWQLKISWDDPVSDDIFTKWLKWIELLKTLHDVKFPRYYLAASMPTSFTTPESTSYKDLQLHVFCDASSQAFCAVAYWRWIDDDSNVYVAFIASKCRVAGNKATTIPRLELQAAVLATRLADSITKEHRMSAERRVFWSDSTTVLHWIRNDARDYNTYVANRLGEIDELTHASEWRYVPTKLNVADIATRENYDISALQGEWFNGPTFLHKDVDEWPLDVVNLENENNKLEIITVIQTEENLPVPEPTRFSSWLRLVRSTVRVLTFIDSLMMILKDKYKDRGYTYRTDDDDIMERAECLLLRYSQNQSFSREISSLQACKTIPTTSKILNLSPYLDEHGVLRAAGRIDAATDVLPEMKRPIILDGQNYVARLIVRHYHIKAAHGNQEMVVNELKQKFHIIRVRPTVKNVVKKCMLCRMRKCKPEIPRIGDLPYARMAHNHRPFSFCGLDLFGPMEVTVGRRHERRYGVLFTCLTVRAVHIETVPTLSTDSLIMALRRMSARRGWPRHLFSDNGTNLRGADTELKKSILDMDKKALTDEASNYGTKWTFIPPVSPHWGGAWERLIRSVKTSLHVILKERAPREETLSTLLAEVENIVNSRPLTHVSVEPGSMETLTPNHFLIGSSSNMPQIGAFDNSDLFLRKQWRISQRLADMFWSRWLKEVLPDLLPRNKWNQEQKPLQVGDLVLIVETNGPRNIWPKGLIEEVCPGRDGRVRVVKIRTVSGVLTRSANRVARIPLSRECC, from the coding sequence ATGTTCCGCACGCCGCCGCGGTGTACGTCTACGACAATGGTCAAAACTCGCAGTGCACGAAATAATGAATGCCCCAACAATGGTACTAACATCGGTGAGCAGGGCGACGAACAAGGGAAAGAGAATGTGATCGAACCTGGAACAAGCGGGGTCAAAGAGGAAAATGTAAAACCCAGCACGTTACAAAAGTCTTCGGTAAAGTCGTCgcacaaatcaaaatcaaagatGGCGTCGTCCGCGATAAAAGCTCAACAGAAGAAATTGGAATTGGAAGCGGCAAAGGAAATGGCTCGCATACAAATGGAATTGGTCCAGAAAAAGCTGGAGGCTGATTTGGCTGCTGTGGAGGAACAGTACAGTTCATGTTCATCAAGATGTGACGAAAGCGAGAGTAGATACGATGGTAGTAACGTGAAAGAATGGATGGAGCGCAGCCAGCGTGAATTAGAGAGACAGAAAGCTAACAACGATGGAAATAACAAAGGCTATCTGTTTCCTCCGCCGCCAGTTACTGACGGCACTGAAGGGCCCATTCAGCAGTTGACAAGCGCGCTGAAGGCATTGGTTGCCACATCTGCACCCACAAAGAGTCACGACACTAATCTACTGAGCCGTTTGAGCACCCCCGGGGAGCTGCCTCTGTTCTCTGGTGACTATATGGAATGGCTATCCTTCAAGAACGCATATGAAGAGTCCACAGCAGTATGCAACTTCAGCGACAGAGAGAACTTGTGGCGTTTAAGGAAATGTCTGCGGGGTCCTGCGAAAGAAGCAGTCACGGCCTTGTTGATCAGCACCACGTCGCCTGCAATAGTGATGTCTACCCTAGAGTTGCAATTTGGAAATCCAGATTTGATAGTAACAAGAATATTGCAAGATGTCAAGAAACTTTCACCGTTGCCACAAGAATATCATAGAGACATAGTATCATTTTCTATCAAAGTGAAGAACTTTGTTGTTTCCGTGCAAGAACTAAAGCGTGAAGAATATCTACATGGAATAGAAGTGGTAAACTTGATATTGGCTAAACTACCAACtgtattgctgtcaaagtgggTGGACTATAGTTACCCGCTCATATCTGAGAGAAAGAAACCTAGGCTCAATATATTATCAGACTTTCTAAATACTGAAGCTGTCAAAACATCTACATGCAGTGCAAACTTAATGAACATTCGGTGTGACTACAAACGAAAACTTTATGGTGATCAAGGCTGTGAACGCACGCAGACTGTTTTGGTGCAGAGTGACAACGAACGTAGTGACACATGTCGTTTTTGTCGGGGATCTAAGCACGATCTAACAGACTGTAGAAAATTCAAAAAATCACTACGCAAAGATCGCTGGTTTTTTGTGAGGCGTTCCGGTTTGTGCTATAAATGCCTAATCTCGCGACACGAAAGGCAAACTTGCCCCGCTACAGTGTGTGACGTAGCCGGCTGCGGGCAACCGCACCACCGCCTGCTGCACTACACCCCGAGCGCGCGCCCGCACGACGCGGCGCCCGCGCGAGCCGGGGGCGACGCGCCACCGGCCGCAGAGACTGAAACCAGTGCCCAAAGTGAAGCAGTTACTCATATTAACACAAACAACTGTTCGGTGTTACTGAAGGTGGTTCCTGTGAACATTCATGGACCTAATGGTGTGTTTAAAGCGTGTGCTCTACTCGATGACGGCTCCACTGTCTCAATTATGAGTTCTGCTCTTGCGGAGCGCGCAGGTATACGCGGCCGTAAGCAATCCATGCGAGTGCGCGGTGCGTGGGACAATACCGAGCTAGTTTGTGAGACAGAACTATTGGACTTGACATTATCTAATAAACATGGCGAGAAATTCGATCTTCAAGTGCGTAGCGTGGACGAGCTTAATTTACCGAAACAAGACTTAAGCATAGTACATTGTGGAAATTATGGTCACTTACTTGAACTCGAAAGTGAATTGTGTTGCGCCTCCCTAAAACCAGAGGTGTTAATCGGTCAGGACAATTATCATCTACTCGTACCTTTGGACGTGGTCGCAGGGGGCCCCGCCGAGCCGTGTGCTACCCGCACGCCGCTGGGGTGGTGCGTGCACGGCCGCGTGCCGCGTGCGCTCTCGGCGCGCGCTCCGCACGCCACGCTCTTCATCACCGACGCCGCCGTGCACACCGATGACAACAGTCTCCGCGAACTTCACGACGACGTTCACAACTTCTTCTCCATCGAGTCTATGGGAGTCTCCGCTGCTAAACCCCGCCAGAATGCAGAAGATCTACGCGCCTGGAACCGTTTGGAAGAGACCGCCACACTTATCGACGGCAGATGGCACGTCGGGCTACCCTGGAAAGACAAAGATTGTGTGCTAACTGATTCACTGCCGTTAGCTATGGCTAGACTCAAGCATGTTGAATTGAAGATGAGGAGAAGTAGAGAATACGCCGAGAGGTACCACGAGCGCCTGCAACACCTGCTACAAAACGACTATGCAAAAGAGCTTGAAACTGATAAAACTTTAAACAAGACATGGTACTTACCTCATTTTGGCGTTGACAACCCAAACAAAAAGAAATTACGTTTGGTGTATGATGCTGCTGCTAAGACCGGTGGTTTGTCCCTCAACGACTATCTTCTTAAAGGGCCCGATCTGTTAATGTCACTATTTGGAATAATGTTGCGGTTCCGTGAGAATAAGATAGCCGTAACAGCTGACATCAAAGACATGTTTTTGCGTGTGAAAATTCGCCCTGAAGATCAAGATGCACTGAGATTTATTTATAGAGGAGACCCCACTAAAGCTTTTAGCCCAGAGATGTTAAAAGAGCCACTAAAAACATTTGtcatgacgtcattaatttttGGCGCTAACTGTTCGCCGTTCATCGCACAATATGTAAAAAACAAGAACGCGGATCGCTTCGAGTCTACTATGCCAGCCGCAGTCAAGGCGATACATACTCAGCACTACATGGACGATTATGTTGACAGCGTACCTGATGATCAAACAGCTGTTCAACTGGCGAGAGATATTATGTACATTCATCTGCAAGGAGGCTTCGAGTTGTGCGGCTGGAATAGCAACAGCAAGATCTTGCTGGACAGCGTGCCAACACAATCCCTTGGGAACACAGCAGTAAGGTTCAAATCGGGTCAGCAAACTGATGGTGATCGAACGCTTGGGCTTTTGTGGCACACTGAAGATGACACACTACGATTTGATGTATCGTTCAAGAAGATACCGGAGAACATTCTAAATGGAGAAAAAAAGGTGCCAACTAAAAGAGAGATGCTACGAGTAGTTATGACTATTTTCGACGTGTATGGTTTTTTATCTCCGGTGACACTTAACGGAAAATTAATTCTACAAGAGACATGGCAATTAAAGATCAGCTGGGATGATCCTGTCAGTGATGACATATTCACGAAGTGGCTCAAATGGATTGAATTATTGAAGACATTACATGACGTAAAATTCCCTCGGTATTATTTAGCTGCTTCTATGCCTACGTCGTTTACCACGCCTGAGAGCACGAGTTATAAAGACCTACAGTTGCATGTGTTCTGCGACGCGTCTTCGCAAGCATTTTGTGCTGTAGCATACTGGAGATGGATAGATGACGATTCAAATGTTTACGTTGCATTTATAGCAAGCAAATGCCGGGTGGCGGGAAATAAGGCAACGACAATACCCAGATTAGAGCTGCAAGCGGCTGTTTTAGCGACCAGATTGGCTGATTCAATCACTAAAGAACACAGAATGAGTGCCGAACGGCGGGTGTTTTGGAGTGACTCCACGACGGTACTACATTGGATTAGAAACGACGCTCGTGACTACAATACTTACGTTGCAAATCGCTTGGGGGAGATAGATGAGCTCACACATGCTAGCGAGTGGCGTTACGTACCTACCAAGTTGAATGTCGCCGACATAGCTACCAGGGAAAACTACGATATTTCGGCTCTGCAAGGTGAATGGTTTAATGGGCCTACCTTTTTGCACAAAGACGTTGATGAGTGGCCACTAGATGTCGTTAACCTGGAAaatgaaaataacaaattagaAATTATTACTGTCATACAAACGGAAGAAAACTTACCTGTGCCGGAACCTACTAGATTTTCTTCGTGGTTACGTTTGGTCAGATCAACAGTACGAGTACTTACCTTTATTGACAGTTTGATGATGATCTTAAAAGATAAATATAAAGACAGAGGTTATACTTACAGAAcggatgatgatgacattatgGAAAGAGCAGAGTGTTTACTTCTTCGCTACTCGCAGAATCAGTCATTCAGCAGAGAGATTAGTTCACTTCAAGCCTGTAAAACAATACCCACCACTAGTAAAATACTTAACCTGTCGCCTTACCTCGATGAACACGGAGTCCTGCGCGCTGCTGGCCGCATCGACGCTGCTACCGACGTGCTACCTGAAATGAAAAGACCGATTATTTTGGATGGGCAAAATTATGTCGCTCGTTTGATCGTCAGACATTACCATATCAAAGCGGCTCACGGCAACCAAGAAATGGTGGTCAACGAACTGAAGCAAAAATTTCATATAATCAGAGTACGACCAACAGTTAAGAATGTAGTGAAGAAATGCATGTTATGTAGAATGAGGAAATGTAAACCAGAAATACCAAGAATCGGTGACTTACCTTATGCTAGAATGGCACATAACCATCGTCCCTTCAGCTTCTGCGGTCTTGATCTGTTCGGTCCGATGGAGGTCACGGTTGGAAGACGTCACGAACGAAGATATGGAGTTCTATTCACTTGTCTCACTGTAAGGGCGGTACACATAGAGACAGTGCCCACACTATCTACCGACTCTTTGATCATGGCGCTCCGACGGATGTCCGCGAGGCGAGGATGGCCCCGACATCTTTTCTCAGACAATGGTACAAATTTAAGAGGAGCTGACACCGAGCTTAAAAAGTCGATACTTGACATGGATAAGAAGGCACTGACCGATGAGGCTTCTAACTATGGAACTAAGTGGACCTTCATCCCTCCAGTCAGCCCGCACTGGGGTGGGGCTTGGGAACGCCTCATCCGGAGCGTGAAAACCTCGCTACATGTAATACTCAAGGAGAGAGCTCCCCGCGAAGAGACTTTGAGCACGCTTTTAGCAGAGGTTGAGAACATTGTAAATAGTAGACCGCTGACTCATGTTTCAGTAGAACCAGGCAGCATGGAAACACTGACGCCTAACCATTTTTTAATAGGTTCATCTTCCAACATGCCACAGATTGGCGCATTTGATAATTCCGATTTATTTCTAAGGAAACAATGGCGTATCTCACAACGGCTAGCAGATATGTTTTGGAGTAGATGGTTGAAAGAAGTACTTCCCGACTTGTTGCCACGAAACAAATGGAACCAGGAACAGAAACCCCTGCAAGTGGGAGATCTGGTGCTGATAGTGGAAACAAATGGGCCCAGAAATATATGGCCAAAGGGCCTAATTGAGGAGGTCTGTCCAGGCAGAGATGGCAGAGTCCGGGTAGTCAAAATAAGGACAGTATCCGGGGTCCTTACACGTTCTGCTAATCGCGTCGCTCGCATTCCTCTGAGCAGAGAGTGCTGCTAG